In Acanthochromis polyacanthus isolate Apoly-LR-REF ecotype Palm Island chromosome 18, KAUST_Apoly_ChrSc, whole genome shotgun sequence, the following proteins share a genomic window:
- the naif1 gene encoding nuclear apoptosis-inducing factor 1 gives MASVAKKRKMNFSEREVEIIVEEIEKQKHTLVNHFNAGVTHMAKNNAWVDILKKVNAVTTCPRELPEVKKKWSDMKTEVRRKVAQARAAIEATSADCTPVPVILTAMQQRICNLLGEATIISLPAGDSDAEITLPVTVNTAATVTLTEALPAGPGTVCDDAKPLNAETTYHTLEDGGVVEYCTTTVSDSTPTVVAAVETPVEMLASSSASPPPPQSQAKPQELKSRIALNSARLLQEQRVTNVHIRQIAQHLEGQNELLQMMRRSQEAQAFAQERQAQALEGTQAALLALVQMLRPALKDLRKFLQSGTEVANPSSSVGGAPAEGAGTEEQSRPKTPPPPPQQAEEMQ, from the exons ATGGCATCGGTcgccaaaaagagaaaaatgaatttCTCGGAAAGAGAGGTGGAAATTATAGTAGAAGAAATAGAGAAACAAAAGCACACACTGGTTAACCACTTCAATGCTGGAGTCACCCACATGGCCAAGAATAACGCGTGGGTGGACATACTGAAAAAGGTGAACGCTGTCACCACCTGTCCCCGAGAGTTACCCGAGGTGAAAAAGAAGTGGTCGGACATGAAGACCGAGGTCCGGCGGAAAGTGGCCCAGGCGCGGGCAGCGATAGAGGCGACGTCCGCCGACTGCACTCCAGTTCCCGTCATCCTCACTGCCATGCAGCAGAGGATCTGTAACCTCCTGGGGGAGGCCACCATCATCAGCTTACCGGCTGGAGACTCGGATGCTGAGATAACTTTACCTGTCACGGTCAACACTGCCGCCACCGTCACACTCACAGAGG CTCTTCCAGCTGGTCCAGGGACAGTCTGTGATGATGCCAAACCGCTGAATG ctgaaacaaCGTACCACACCCTGGAGGATGGAGGcgtggtggagtactgcaccaCCACTGTGAGTGACTCCACTCCCACCGTAGTAGCCGCTGTTGAGACTCCGGTGGAGATGCTGGCTTCATCTTCTGCCTCTCCGCCTCCACCTCAGAGTCAGGCCAAACCCCAGGAGCTGAAGAGCCGCATCGCCCTCAACTCTGCCCGCCTACTGCAGGAGCAGAGAGTCACCAATGTCCACATCCGGCAGATCGCCCAGCACCTAGAGGGCCAGAATGAGCTGCTGCAGATGATGCGGCGCTCCCAGGAAGCTCAGGCGTTTGCCCAGGAAAGGCAGGCCCAGGCCCTGGAGGGGACCCAGGCTGCCCTGCTGGCATTAGTGCAGATGCTCAGACCAGCCCTGAAAGACCTGCGTAAATTCCTGCAGAGCGGGACTGAGGTGGCAAACCCCAGCAGCTCAGTAGGAGGAGCACCAGCTGAGGGTGCAGGAACAGAGGAACAGAGCAGGCCCAAaacaccaccacctcctccacagCAAGCTGAGGAGATGCAATAG